In Rhodanobacter humi, the following are encoded in one genomic region:
- a CDS encoding RDD family protein — protein sequence MLDSVREIETPEGISLRLRAAGPLPRAQAWMIDTIIRLVLLMLAMIPLSLFGTGGRGLAMLAMFALLWAYWVVCELWLDGQSLGKRALGLRVVNADGTPVTWLPSVTRNLLRVVDALPGVYGVGLASTLVDPGARRLGDIVAGTMVVHAKESSFGHQVPAAPAQMLPVPLAPEEQAALVDFAERADQLTVQRQEELANLLEPLTGCRDTAAVARLLGYANGLLGRP from the coding sequence ATGCTGGACTCCGTCCGCGAGATCGAGACGCCCGAAGGCATCTCGCTGCGCCTGCGTGCGGCCGGCCCGCTGCCGCGCGCGCAGGCGTGGATGATCGACACCATCATCCGCCTCGTGCTGCTGATGCTGGCGATGATTCCGCTGTCGCTGTTCGGCACCGGCGGCCGCGGGCTGGCGATGCTGGCGATGTTCGCCCTGCTGTGGGCGTACTGGGTGGTCTGCGAGCTGTGGCTGGACGGGCAGAGCCTGGGCAAGCGGGCGCTGGGCCTGCGCGTGGTCAATGCCGACGGCACGCCGGTGACCTGGTTGCCGTCGGTGACGCGCAACCTGCTGCGCGTGGTCGATGCGCTGCCCGGCGTGTACGGCGTGGGCCTGGCCAGCACCCTGGTCGATCCCGGCGCGCGCCGGCTCGGCGACATCGTGGCCGGCACGATGGTGGTGCATGCGAAGGAATCGTCGTTCGGGCATCAGGTGCCGGCAGCGCCGGCGCAAATGTTGCCCGTGCCGCTGGCGCCGGAGGAGCAGGCCGCGCTGGTGGATTTCGCCGAGCGTGCGGATCAGCTCACCGTGCAGCGCCAGGAGGAACTGGCGAACCTGCTGGAGCCGCTGACCGGCTGCCGCGACACCGCCGCGGTGGCGCGCCTGCTCGGTTACGCGAACGGCCTGCTGGGGCGCCCATGA
- a CDS encoding RDD family protein encodes MESNPYAAPAAVVGDVGGSDAADLESRKAGRGKRLGAAIIDGLINLPWLGLFVWAGVMYYSATRQGFPAPHTAGMLIFLGFLLMLGVFVVNCVMVHQSGQTIGKRMLEIAMVRTDGSPITLLRYIFLRVVPVVLLGMIPLVGRFVGLIDPLLIFGKERRCLHDLIADTIVVDV; translated from the coding sequence ATGGAAAGCAATCCGTACGCGGCGCCTGCCGCGGTCGTGGGGGACGTGGGCGGCAGCGATGCCGCCGATCTGGAAAGCCGCAAGGCCGGTCGCGGCAAGCGCCTCGGCGCGGCGATCATCGATGGCTTGATCAATCTGCCCTGGCTCGGTTTGTTCGTTTGGGCGGGCGTGATGTATTACAGCGCGACTCGGCAGGGATTTCCGGCGCCGCATACCGCCGGCATGCTGATCTTCCTCGGCTTCCTGCTGATGCTCGGCGTGTTCGTGGTCAACTGCGTGATGGTGCACCAGAGCGGCCAGACCATCGGCAAGCGAATGCTGGAGATCGCGATGGTGCGCACCGACGGCAGTCCGATCACGTTGCTCCGCTACATCTTCCTGCGCGTGGTGCCGGTCGTGCTGCTCGGCATGATCCCGCTGGTGGGGCGCTTCGTCGGCCTGATCGACCCGCTGCTGATCTTCGGCAAGGAACGTCGTTGCCTGCATGACCTGATCGCCGACACCATCGTCGTCGACGTTTGA
- a CDS encoding SET domain-containing protein, with amino-acid sequence MTRRIVARRSPIHGNGVFAVAPIKKGEEVIQYKGTLMTHAEADDMYGDGGETGHTFLFTLNDDYIVDANRHGNSARWINHSCAPNCRAVVEESADGNPRHDKVLIEAIRAIKPGEELTYDYGIILDVPHTARLKKLWQCLCGAPNCIGTLLKPKR; translated from the coding sequence ATGACCCGTCGCATCGTCGCCCGCCGTTCCCCCATCCACGGCAATGGCGTGTTCGCCGTCGCCCCGATCAAGAAGGGCGAGGAAGTCATCCAGTACAAGGGCACGCTGATGACCCACGCCGAGGCCGACGACATGTACGGCGACGGCGGCGAGACCGGCCACACCTTCCTGTTCACGCTCAACGACGACTACATCGTCGACGCCAACCGCCACGGCAACAGCGCGCGCTGGATCAACCACAGCTGCGCGCCGAACTGTCGCGCGGTGGTGGAGGAAAGCGCCGACGGCAATCCGCGCCACGACAAGGTGCTGATCGAGGCGATCCGCGCCATCAAGCCCGGCGAGGAGCTCACCTACGACTACGGCATCATCCTCGACGTGCCGCACACCGCGCGCCTGAAGAAGCTGTGGCAGTGCCTGTGCGGCGCACCGAACTGCATCGGCACGCTGCTCAAGCCCAAGCGCTGA
- a CDS encoding acyl-CoA dehydrogenase C-terminal domain-containing protein yields the protein MTIYKAPLADQRFALFDLLGAEAVLTQLQGGAEHGRDLLDAVLEEAGKLAEQVLAPTNASGDAEGCHYDKATHAVTTPKGFKEAFKAFADGGWAGLTAKEAFGGQALPGVLGIATTELFQSGNLAWSLYPLLSEGACHAMELHGTEAQQHTYLKPIVEGRWTGTMCLTEPQAGSDLGLLKTRAEPNADGSYAISGTKIFISAGEHDLAENIVHLVLARLPDAPAGSRGISMFIVPKFKVNADGSLGVRNAAFAGAIEHKMGIKGSATCVMNFDGAEGFLIGQPHKGLAAMFTMMNAARLSVGVQGLALAERAWQNSLNYARERLQGRALSGAKFPDKVADNLLAQPDVRRMLLTQRAFVEGSRALLYYTALQTDIEARGVDEATRKAAGELVAFLIPIAKGVVTELAQECTKEALQVYGGHGYIGENGMEQFVRDARIITLYEGTTGIQAADLLGRKILQLQGVGAKHFLEEIGAFCKAHAGDTALRPLIGPLAAAVKEWSELTSALAKRVAANPEELGAAATDYLWYSGYVTLAYFQARSVAAAEASMQSAAFKQAKRDTAAFYFARILPRTLMHKAAIEAGVATLPDIA from the coding sequence ATGACGATCTACAAGGCCCCGCTAGCCGACCAGCGCTTCGCCCTTTTCGACCTGCTCGGCGCCGAGGCCGTGCTCACGCAACTGCAGGGCGGCGCAGAACACGGCCGCGATCTGCTGGACGCGGTGCTGGAGGAAGCCGGCAAGCTCGCCGAACAGGTGCTGGCGCCCACCAATGCATCGGGCGATGCCGAAGGCTGCCACTACGACAAGGCCACCCACGCGGTGACCACGCCCAAGGGCTTCAAGGAGGCGTTCAAGGCCTTCGCCGACGGCGGCTGGGCCGGCCTCACCGCGAAGGAGGCGTTCGGCGGCCAGGCGCTGCCGGGCGTGCTGGGCATCGCCACCACCGAGCTGTTCCAGTCCGGCAACCTGGCGTGGAGCCTGTATCCGCTGCTCAGCGAAGGCGCCTGCCACGCGATGGAGCTGCACGGCACCGAAGCGCAGCAGCACACCTACCTGAAGCCCATCGTGGAAGGTCGCTGGACCGGCACGATGTGTCTCACCGAGCCGCAGGCCGGCTCCGACCTCGGCTTGCTCAAGACCCGCGCCGAACCGAACGCCGACGGCAGCTACGCGATCAGCGGCACCAAGATCTTCATCAGCGCAGGCGAACACGACCTCGCCGAGAACATCGTGCACCTGGTGCTGGCGCGCCTGCCCGACGCGCCGGCCGGCAGCCGCGGCATCTCGATGTTCATCGTGCCGAAGTTCAAGGTGAATGCGGACGGTTCGCTCGGTGTGCGCAACGCCGCGTTTGCCGGCGCGATCGAGCACAAGATGGGCATCAAGGGTTCGGCCACCTGCGTGATGAACTTCGACGGCGCGGAAGGCTTCCTGATCGGCCAGCCGCACAAGGGCCTCGCGGCGATGTTCACCATGATGAATGCCGCACGCCTGTCGGTGGGCGTGCAGGGTCTGGCGCTGGCCGAGCGCGCCTGGCAGAACAGCCTGAACTACGCGCGCGAGCGCCTGCAGGGCCGCGCGCTGTCCGGCGCGAAGTTCCCCGACAAGGTGGCCGACAACCTGCTGGCGCAGCCCGACGTGCGCCGCATGCTGCTGACCCAGCGCGCCTTCGTGGAAGGCTCGCGCGCGCTGCTCTACTACACCGCGCTGCAGACCGACATCGAGGCGCGCGGCGTGGACGAAGCCACGCGCAAGGCCGCCGGCGAGCTGGTCGCCTTCCTGATCCCGATCGCCAAGGGCGTGGTGACCGAGCTCGCGCAGGAGTGCACCAAGGAGGCGTTGCAGGTGTACGGCGGCCACGGCTACATCGGCGAGAACGGCATGGAGCAGTTCGTGCGCGACGCGCGCATCATCACGCTGTACGAGGGCACCACCGGCATCCAGGCCGCCGACCTGCTGGGCCGCAAGATCCTCCAATTGCAGGGCGTGGGCGCAAAGCACTTCCTGGAAGAGATCGGTGCATTCTGCAAGGCGCACGCGGGCGACACCGCGCTGCGCCCATTGATCGGCCCGCTTGCTGCCGCCGTGAAGGAATGGAGCGAGCTCACTTCGGCGCTGGCCAAGCGCGTGGCGGCGAACCCCGAGGAACTGGGCGCCGCCGCGACGGACTACCTGTGGTACTCGGGCTACGTCACGCTCGCCTACTTCCAGGCGCGCAGCGTGGCCGCGGCCGAGGCAAGCATGCAATCCGCAGCATTCAAGCAGGCCAAGCGCGACACCGCCGCGTTCTACTTCGCCCGCATCCTGCCGCGCACCCTGATGCACAAGGCGGCGATCGAGGCCGGCGTGGCGACGCTGCCCGACATCGCCTGA
- a CDS encoding esterase/lipase family protein translates to MQGDSISWAWLPRLAMTALLLCLNACAMVGVSRLKPSDVVSERRADVIGSKQFSDGTVQALNVVALNAKQCTQSFASCTEIVEHASGLDEERRLSALSELWLGRALRGDKGPAIDDATLDAYLQSARYAYAYLFYTKRTPAERVFDQRQAKVIAFYDYAVERVVGRWFEELPRLSTGWTQTELAGWTVLRPDTDLHLRAAPTELIPASALRFKGLRNVYRRDGFGSDFVAVAPPPAPDAPAEPWREPRYAAMTGVLVFGGHTLDEVLDTRQAQLLVRDPYRDADVAIAGRSVPLGANFTAPYGLWLARSGFAMQSIRSLLGREGGIKEPRVLLMQPWDPDRLTVVMLHGLASSPEAWVNVANEVLGDEQLRRHYQVWQVYYPTNAPIAVNLMQIRRALDATIRHFDPGGTTRATHHMMLVGHSMGGVIARLLVSSSGDKLWSLVPEGSRLSAAKRTRLHKALEPYLQFSPMPQVDEAVFLAAPHRGTPTARHRLARWVAELIRLPFSVLKEMTSISDLLKDDSGKGAPLHVSNSVDNLSDTDPFIVATENLPISPGVRYHSIIGLYKPHGELAQSSDGVVPYTSAHLAGAASEVVIPSWHSVQETPAAILELRRIMRQHLAREKP, encoded by the coding sequence ATGCAGGGCGATTCGATCAGCTGGGCCTGGTTGCCGCGGCTTGCCATGACGGCGCTGCTGCTATGCCTCAATGCCTGCGCCATGGTGGGCGTAAGCCGGCTCAAGCCGAGCGACGTGGTGAGCGAGCGGCGCGCCGACGTGATCGGCAGCAAACAGTTCAGCGACGGCACCGTGCAGGCGCTGAACGTGGTGGCGTTGAACGCGAAGCAGTGCACGCAATCCTTCGCCAGCTGCACCGAAATCGTCGAGCACGCCAGCGGGCTCGACGAGGAGCGGCGGCTGTCCGCGCTGTCCGAGCTGTGGCTGGGCCGCGCGCTGCGCGGCGACAAGGGTCCCGCGATCGACGACGCCACGCTGGACGCCTACCTGCAGAGCGCGCGCTACGCCTACGCCTACCTGTTCTACACGAAGCGCACGCCTGCCGAGCGCGTATTCGACCAGCGCCAGGCCAAGGTGATCGCGTTCTACGACTACGCGGTGGAGCGCGTGGTGGGACGCTGGTTCGAGGAGCTGCCCAGGCTAAGCACCGGCTGGACGCAGACCGAGCTGGCGGGCTGGACCGTGCTGCGGCCGGATACCGACCTGCACCTGCGCGCCGCGCCGACGGAGCTGATCCCCGCTTCGGCGCTGCGCTTCAAGGGTCTGCGCAACGTCTACCGGCGCGACGGTTTCGGCTCGGACTTCGTGGCGGTGGCGCCGCCGCCCGCTCCGGATGCGCCGGCTGAACCGTGGCGCGAACCGCGTTACGCGGCGATGACCGGCGTGCTGGTGTTCGGCGGCCACACGCTGGACGAAGTGCTGGACACGCGGCAGGCACAGTTGCTGGTGCGCGATCCCTACCGCGACGCGGACGTCGCCATCGCCGGCCGCAGCGTGCCGCTGGGCGCGAACTTCACCGCGCCCTACGGCCTGTGGCTGGCCCGCTCCGGCTTCGCGATGCAGTCGATCCGCTCGCTGCTGGGGCGCGAGGGCGGCATCAAGGAGCCGCGCGTGCTGCTCATGCAGCCCTGGGATCCGGATCGCCTGACGGTGGTGATGCTGCACGGCCTGGCCAGCAGTCCCGAGGCTTGGGTCAACGTGGCGAACGAGGTGCTGGGCGACGAGCAACTGCGCCGCCACTACCAGGTGTGGCAGGTCTACTACCCCACCAACGCGCCGATCGCGGTGAACCTGATGCAGATCCGCCGCGCGCTGGACGCCACCATCCGCCACTTCGATCCCGGCGGAACCACGCGGGCCACGCACCACATGATGCTGGTGGGGCACAGCATGGGCGGGGTGATCGCGCGCCTGCTGGTGTCGTCCAGCGGCGACAAGCTGTGGAGCCTGGTGCCGGAGGGCAGTCGGCTCTCCGCCGCCAAGCGCACGCGGCTGCACAAGGCGCTGGAGCCCTACCTGCAGTTCTCGCCGATGCCGCAGGTGGATGAGGCGGTGTTCCTCGCCGCACCGCACCGCGGCACGCCGACGGCGCGGCACCGTCTCGCCCGCTGGGTGGCCGAGCTGATCCGCCTGCCGTTCAGCGTGCTCAAGGAAATGACCAGCATCTCCGACCTGCTCAAGGACGACAGCGGCAAGGGCGCGCCGCTGCACGTCTCCAACAGCGTGGACAACCTCAGCGACACCGACCCCTTCATCGTCGCCACCGAGAACCTGCCGATCTCGCCGGGCGTGCGCTACCACTCGATCATCGGCCTGTACAAGCCGCATGGCGAGCTGGCGCAGAGCAGCGACGGCGTGGTGCCCTACACCAGCGCGCATCTCGCGGGCGCGGCCTCCGAAGTGGTGATCCCGTCCTGGCACAGCGTGCAGGAGACGCCCGCGGCGATCCTCGAACTGCGCCGCATCATGCGGCAGCATCTGGCGCGCGAAAAACCGTAG
- a CDS encoding Lnb N-terminal periplasmic domain-containing protein, with product MTNFLRAMGRGLALLLGALIAFVSGAWGALALWYQLPGGTALRTLGAVLWAALVLALFALAILRRAWWPLGGYALLYALLLVWWSGITPRNDHAWADDVARLLAGEVHGNVVVLHNVRDFHWRSDSDYDARWETQSYDLDHLVSADAVLSHWGSQAIAHAMISFGFDDGRHLVFSVEIRKRRGQQFSSIGGFFKDFEAILIAAPESDLIRVRTNARGEDDYLYPLAIERPTMRALFLSYVDKANRLATTPAFYNTVTSNCASMVYRMARQLDPGLPLDPRLLFTGYLPGYLYKIGVLDQHLTLQQWNARARITERARASRPGEDFSAAIRAPRR from the coding sequence ATGACGAACTTCCTGCGCGCGATGGGACGCGGCCTGGCGCTGCTGCTGGGTGCATTGATCGCCTTCGTCTCCGGCGCCTGGGGGGCACTCGCGCTGTGGTACCAGCTGCCCGGCGGCACCGCGCTGCGCACGCTGGGCGCCGTGTTGTGGGCGGCACTGGTGCTGGCGCTGTTCGCGCTGGCGATCCTGCGCCGCGCATGGTGGCCGCTGGGCGGCTACGCGCTGCTGTACGCGCTGCTGCTGGTCTGGTGGTCGGGCATCACACCCCGCAACGACCATGCCTGGGCCGACGACGTGGCGCGCCTGCTCGCCGGCGAGGTGCACGGCAACGTGGTCGTCCTGCACAACGTGCGCGACTTCCACTGGCGTAGCGACAGCGACTACGACGCGCGCTGGGAAACGCAAAGCTACGACCTCGACCATCTGGTTTCCGCCGACGCCGTGCTCTCGCACTGGGGCAGCCAGGCGATCGCCCACGCGATGATCTCGTTCGGCTTCGACGACGGCCGCCACCTGGTGTTCTCGGTGGAGATCCGCAAGCGGCGCGGCCAGCAGTTCTCCTCGATCGGCGGTTTCTTCAAGGATTTCGAGGCGATCCTGATCGCCGCGCCGGAAAGCGATCTGATCCGCGTGCGCACCAACGCACGCGGCGAGGACGACTATCTCTATCCGCTGGCGATCGAACGACCGACGATGCGCGCGCTGTTCCTGTCCTACGTGGACAAGGCGAACCGGCTGGCGACCACGCCGGCGTTCTACAACACCGTCACCTCGAACTGCGCCTCGATGGTGTACCGCATGGCGCGCCAGCTCGATCCCGGCCTGCCGCTGGATCCGCGCCTGCTGTTCACCGGCTACCTGCCCGGTTATCTCTACAAGATCGGCGTGCTGGACCAGCACCTCACGCTGCAGCAGTGGAACGCGCGCGCGCGCATCACCGAGCGTGCGCGCGCGAGCCGGCCGGGCGAGGATTTCTCCGCGGCGATCCGCGCACCGCGGCGCTGA
- a CDS encoding OmpA family protein has protein sequence MNLPSPRIAVLAASMLAVGLAGCSQYVKKDDFSAAIQQLQQKQQDQQQQIDSIKQQMQEQFSKYDTQITAMQGRVSVDTVAHFAFNSATLNDQDKPALQNFAQTISKYHPNVLITVEGFADPAGSRAYNHRLGMQRADAVRDFLVQNGIGTDQVRAVSYGKDANRQVVKGASRDRGADNRRVSLTVDSTGAGAVASAPATS, from the coding sequence ATGAACCTCCCCTCCCCCCGAATCGCCGTGCTGGCGGCGAGCATGCTGGCCGTTGGCCTGGCCGGTTGCTCGCAATACGTGAAGAAGGACGACTTCAGCGCCGCCATCCAGCAGTTGCAGCAGAAGCAGCAGGACCAGCAGCAGCAGATCGACTCGATCAAGCAGCAGATGCAGGAGCAGTTCTCCAAGTACGACACGCAGATCACCGCGATGCAGGGCCGCGTCAGCGTGGACACCGTGGCGCACTTCGCCTTCAACAGCGCCACGCTGAACGACCAGGACAAGCCGGCGCTGCAGAACTTCGCGCAGACGATCAGCAAGTACCACCCGAACGTGCTGATCACGGTGGAAGGCTTCGCCGACCCGGCCGGCTCGCGCGCCTACAACCATCGCCTGGGCATGCAGCGCGCCGACGCGGTGCGCGACTTCCTGGTGCAGAACGGCATCGGCACCGACCAGGTGCGCGCAGTGAGCTACGGCAAGGATGCGAACCGCCAGGTGGTGAAGGGCGCCAGCCGCGACCGCGGCGCCGACAACCGCCGTGTCTCGCTGACGGTGGATTCCACCGGCGCCGGCGCGGTGGCCTCGGCGCCGGCAACTTCCTGA
- a CDS encoding EAL domain-containing protein: MPTQIRVVAPDDYPPFLSLDADGKPQGYEVDRWKLFQAHTGIRVELATMDWRAATQALLSGQADVIDMIYHTSARDAQYDFSLPYATLPTGVYVDRSVEGVHDLPSLQGLQVGVDRGDACGPKLQSLGFTALREFGDARQVVRAAIRGNPRVFCMDENRAYRYLSESAALGRFERAFVLDTSQFHWAVRKGNTAMLQAVERGMAGIAPAELVALDKRWLEHPLSPTPYGRAAGIALAAVLALITLMLLWVGTLRRTVAARTAALRAEEGKLRAIFDASPDAMWVKDLQGIYRDGNDRAEALFRAACESPAGRRCDELFDAAFAAGIRELDGEAARLGRNAGALLSLAAGNGQNRQFEVISAPLFTAQGEPYSVVSAARDVTERQLAETQLQLWGHAFENAAFGVYICDARNMTLISANPTFASEHGYTPEEMVGMPVDALYPPDLVAERAALRARSDRLDHYVWETEQVAKDGRRFPVRLDCSVFHDADGLAQYVLIHAQDITERKQAENELRLAAVAFETQEASMVLDADQVIQRVNHAFTRFTGFLPDEAVGQPSSMLRSPQHAPDAYDSLWETTRRVGHGQGELWIHVKRGQPRVARVAISAVPGAGGQPGHFVCSMIDLTGEREAHASVDRMTFFDPLTELPNRHFLHGRLQHLLRGAATHGVALLLIDLDHFKRVNDLRGHAAGDRLLALIAQRLRKLLDEGSVLSRFSGGTFALLLPCRAVDPLARTALVSDCAEQVREALRMPFQLGDDVPVRMTVSIGWTELVPGRDSPESVLKQAELAMYAAKAGGRDQLRRYEPAMQDELVQREALVGDLRRAIAEETLELHLQAQVDRHGRVVGAEMLLRWTRPDGEQMSPERFIPVAEENGLILPLGDWVLRRACAQLVAWSARPSSRKLVLAINVSARQFAQPGFVDDVCRALAASGADPAQLMLEITETVILGDLAEAAAKLARLRAQGIRISLDDFGTGYSSLAYLSRLPLDQLKIDQAFVARLPEDANDAMVAQTIIGMGRGLGLEVVAEGVETVAQHDFLMREGCHGFQGYLISRPMPPVLFEAMLEQHLASV, encoded by the coding sequence GTGCCCACGCAAATCCGCGTGGTCGCGCCCGACGACTACCCGCCCTTCCTGTCGCTCGATGCGGACGGCAAGCCGCAGGGCTACGAGGTGGACCGGTGGAAGCTGTTCCAGGCGCACACCGGCATCCGCGTCGAGCTGGCGACCATGGACTGGCGGGCCGCCACGCAGGCGCTGCTGTCGGGACAGGCCGACGTGATCGACATGATCTACCACACGTCGGCACGGGATGCGCAATACGACTTCTCCCTGCCTTACGCCACGCTGCCTACGGGCGTCTACGTCGACCGGAGCGTCGAAGGCGTGCACGACCTGCCCTCCTTGCAGGGCTTGCAGGTGGGCGTGGATCGCGGCGATGCCTGCGGGCCGAAGCTGCAGTCGCTGGGTTTCACCGCGCTGCGGGAGTTCGGGGATGCGCGCCAGGTCGTTCGCGCGGCGATTCGCGGCAACCCGCGGGTCTTCTGCATGGACGAGAACCGGGCGTATCGCTATCTGTCCGAATCTGCCGCACTGGGCCGTTTCGAGCGGGCGTTCGTGCTCGACACCAGCCAGTTCCATTGGGCCGTGCGCAAGGGCAACACGGCGATGCTGCAGGCGGTGGAGCGCGGCATGGCGGGCATCGCGCCGGCCGAGCTGGTGGCGCTCGACAAGCGTTGGCTGGAGCATCCGCTCAGCCCGACACCCTACGGGCGCGCCGCCGGCATCGCGCTGGCGGCGGTGCTGGCGCTGATCACGCTGATGCTGTTGTGGGTGGGGACGCTGCGCCGCACCGTGGCGGCGCGCACGGCTGCGCTGAGGGCGGAAGAGGGCAAGCTGCGCGCGATCTTCGACGCCAGCCCGGACGCGATGTGGGTGAAGGATCTCCAGGGCATCTACCGCGACGGCAACGACCGTGCGGAGGCCTTGTTCCGCGCCGCTTGCGAGTCGCCGGCCGGACGGCGCTGCGACGAGCTGTTCGACGCGGCGTTCGCGGCCGGGATACGCGAGCTGGACGGCGAGGCGGCGCGGCTCGGGCGCAATGCCGGCGCCCTGCTGTCGCTGGCCGCCGGCAACGGCCAGAACCGGCAGTTCGAGGTCATCAGCGCGCCCTTGTTCACGGCGCAGGGCGAGCCGTACAGCGTGGTGAGCGCGGCGCGCGACGTCACCGAGCGACAGCTGGCCGAAACGCAACTGCAGCTGTGGGGGCATGCGTTCGAGAACGCCGCGTTCGGCGTGTACATCTGCGATGCGCGCAACATGACCCTGATCTCCGCCAACCCCACCTTCGCCAGCGAGCACGGCTACACGCCGGAGGAGATGGTGGGCATGCCGGTGGATGCGCTGTATCCGCCCGACCTGGTGGCCGAGCGCGCAGCCTTGCGCGCGAGGTCGGATCGGCTCGACCACTACGTGTGGGAAACCGAGCAAGTGGCGAAGGATGGCCGGCGCTTCCCGGTGCGGCTGGACTGCTCGGTGTTCCACGACGCCGACGGCCTGGCGCAGTACGTGCTCATCCATGCGCAGGACATCACCGAGCGCAAGCAGGCGGAGAACGAACTGCGCCTGGCCGCCGTCGCGTTCGAGACGCAGGAGGCCTCGATGGTGCTGGATGCCGACCAGGTCATCCAGCGCGTCAATCATGCCTTCACCCGGTTCACCGGATTCCTGCCCGACGAAGCGGTCGGGCAGCCGTCGTCGATGCTGCGGTCGCCGCAGCACGCGCCGGACGCCTACGACAGCCTCTGGGAAACGACGCGTCGCGTCGGCCATGGGCAGGGCGAGCTGTGGATCCACGTCAAGCGGGGCCAGCCCAGGGTGGCGCGTGTCGCGATTTCCGCCGTGCCGGGCGCCGGTGGCCAGCCAGGCCACTTCGTCTGCTCGATGATCGACCTGACCGGCGAGCGCGAGGCGCACGCGAGCGTCGATCGCATGACCTTCTTCGACCCGTTGACCGAACTGCCGAACCGGCATTTCCTGCACGGTCGCCTGCAGCACCTGCTGCGCGGGGCCGCCACGCACGGCGTCGCCCTGCTGCTGATCGACCTCGACCACTTCAAGCGGGTCAACGACCTGCGCGGCCACGCCGCCGGCGACCGCCTGCTGGCGCTGATCGCGCAGCGTCTGCGCAAGCTGCTGGACGAGGGCAGCGTGCTGAGCCGTTTCAGCGGCGGCACGTTCGCGTTGCTGCTGCCCTGCCGCGCGGTGGATCCGCTGGCGCGCACCGCGTTGGTGAGCGACTGCGCCGAGCAGGTGCGGGAGGCCTTGCGAATGCCGTTCCAGCTGGGCGACGACGTGCCGGTGAGGATGACGGTCAGCATCGGCTGGACCGAGCTGGTGCCGGGGCGCGACTCGCCGGAGTCGGTGCTCAAGCAGGCCGAGTTGGCGATGTACGCCGCCAAGGCCGGTGGGCGCGACCAGCTGCGCCGCTACGAGCCGGCCATGCAGGACGAGCTGGTGCAGCGCGAGGCGCTGGTCGGCGACCTGCGCCGCGCGATCGCCGAGGAGACGCTGGAGCTGCACCTGCAGGCGCAGGTCGACCGGCATGGGCGCGTGGTCGGCGCCGAGATGTTGCTGCGCTGGACCCGCCCCGACGGCGAGCAGATGTCGCCCGAACGGTTCATCCCCGTCGCCGAGGAGAACGGCCTGATCCTGCCGCTGGGTGACTGGGTGCTGCGGCGAGCCTGTGCGCAACTGGTGGCCTGGTCGGCGCGACCATCCAGCCGCAAGCTCGTGCTAGCGATCAACGTGAGCGCGCGGCAGTTCGCCCAGCCTGGCTTCGTGGACGACGTGTGCCGAGCGCTCGCCGCGAGCGGTGCCGACCCTGCGCAGCTGATGCTGGAGATCACCGAGACCGTGATCCTGGGCGATCTCGCCGAGGCCGCCGCCAAGCTGGCGCGCCTGCGTGCGCAAGGCATCCGCATCTCGCTGGACGACTTCGGCACCGGCTATTCCTCGCTGGCCTATCTCTCGCGTCTGCCGCTGGACCAGCTGAAGATCGACCAGGCCTTCGTGGCCCGCCTGCCGGAGGATGCGAACGACGCGATGGTCGCGCAGACCATCATCGGCATGGGTCGCGGGCTGGGCCTGGAGGTGGTGGCCGAGGGCGTGGAGACGGTGGCGCAGCACGACTTCCTGATGCGCGAAGGTTGCCATGGTTTCCAGGGTTATCTGATCTCCCGGCCGATGCCGCCTGTGCTGTTCGAGGCGATGCTGGAGCAGCATCTCGCCTCGGTGTGA